From the Procambarus clarkii isolate CNS0578487 chromosome 70, FALCON_Pclarkii_2.0, whole genome shotgun sequence genome, one window contains:
- the LOC138356147 gene encoding golgin subfamily A member 6-like protein 2: MAGGDAMAGDDAMAGGDAMAGSDAMVGDDSVTADDAMAGDNAMDGGDAMAGGGDAMADGDAMACGDSMAGSDDIDDRYIQEIRTHDKALVERQVSVLLLLHGDWCDDAMAGGDAKAECESMVPGDDMAGGDALDGGDPMAGDDNMAGGEAIAGGEAMTGGEESPLNSLY, translated from the exons atggctggaggtgacgccatggctggtgatgacgccatggctggaggtgacgccatggctggtagtGACGCAATGGTTGGGGATGACTCCGTAACTGcagatgacgccatggctggtgataacGCAATGGATggcggtgatgccatggctggtggtggtgacgccatggctgatggtgacgccatggcttgtGGTGACTCCATGGCTGGTAGTGATGATATTGAtgatagatatatacaaga gatacgaacccatgacaaagcgctcgtggaacgccaggtgagtgtcttactacTACTCCACGGAGACTGGTGTGACGATgctatggctggtggtgacgctaaGGCTGAATGTGAATCCATGGTTCCTGGTGAcgacatggctggtggtgacgccttggatggtggtgaccctatggctggtgatgacaacATGGCTGGTGGTGAGGCCATAGCGGGTGGAGAGGCCATGACTGGTGGTGAAGAATCTCCTCTCAACTCCTTATATTAA
- the LOC138356148 gene encoding golgin subfamily A member 6-like protein 2, which produces MAGGDAIAGGDALSGDDDTMVCGEAMAVGVAMSGDDVMAAGDAMAGGDAIAGGEALAGGGAMSGGDDMAGGDDMAGGDAMSGGDDMDGSDDMDGDDALAGREAIAGRDAITGGDAMAGGDAMAGGNSMSGGDAMAGGDEMDSGDAMAGGDPMAGGDAMHGGDPMAGSVSMAGGDAMDGSDAMDGGDTMATCDSMAGGDEIDGGDAMAGGDVMAGGDAMAGGDEIDGGDCQNIRLGAKNSFRHELVRVSIKVGMLVILEVVAGVQRASNEL; this is translated from the exons ATGGCCggtggtgacgccattgctggtggtgacgccttgTCTGGTGATGACGATACCATGGTATGTGGCGAGGCCATGGCTGTTGGGGTCGCAATGTCTGGTGATGATGTTATGGCTGCTggcgacgccatggctggtggtgacgccattgctggtggtgaggcattggctggtggtggcgccatgtctggtggtgacgacatggctggtggtgacgacatGGCAGGTGGTGACGCCATGTCTGGTGGTGACGACATGGATGGTAGTGACGACATGGACGGTGATGACGCCTTGGCTGGTCGTGAGGCCATAGCAGGTCGTGATGCCAttactggtggtgacgccatggctggtggtgatgcaatggctggtggtaattcaatgtctggtggtgacgccatggctggtggtgatgaaaTGGatagtggtgacgccatggctggtggtgaccccatggctggtggtgatgcaatgcATGGTGGTGACCCTATGGCTGGAAGTGtatccatggctggtggtgacgcaatgGATGGTAGTGACGCAATGGatggtggtgacaccatggcaACTTGTgactccatggctggtggtgatgaaatcgatggtggtgatgccatggctggcggTGATGTCATGGCTggcggtgatgccatggctggtggtgatgaaatcgatggtggtgat tgtcagaatattaggctaggagccaagaactcatttaggcatgagttggtgcgTGTGAGCATTAAGGTggggatgttagtgatcctggaggtggtagctggtgtgcaaagagccagcaacgaactctga